One genomic window of Acidobacteriota bacterium includes the following:
- a CDS encoding ZIP family metal transporter, with protein sequence MHPITTSLLLGMTAAMANVFGGTIIVQRNWERRYLKYFIALGAGFMLATALLEVVPASLELRGRSGALLILAGYLIIHFFEHTLSPHFHFGEEVHSDEFVHAHKSYSVLVGLTIHTFFDGIAIASGFLVSNWLGWIIFLAVFLHKIPEGFTVASVMLASGRSRATAWWASALLGAATMAGVFVMAIFRHQVSAGLPLAAGVTIYVAASDLIPEVNKEPGVKMALVVFLGVGMMFLLDYFFHVH encoded by the coding sequence ATGCATCCGATTACCACCAGTTTGTTGCTGGGCATGACCGCGGCGATGGCCAATGTGTTTGGCGGGACTATCATTGTCCAGCGCAATTGGGAGCGGCGGTATCTGAAATATTTTATCGCTCTGGGCGCCGGATTCATGCTGGCAACGGCGCTGCTGGAAGTGGTCCCGGCGAGCCTGGAATTGCGTGGCAGGTCCGGAGCGCTGCTCATCCTGGCTGGATATCTGATCATTCATTTTTTCGAGCACACGCTCTCGCCGCACTTTCATTTTGGAGAAGAAGTTCACAGCGACGAATTTGTGCATGCGCATAAGAGCTATTCCGTGCTGGTAGGACTGACCATTCACACATTCTTTGACGGAATCGCAATCGCGTCCGGCTTCCTCGTTTCCAATTGGCTGGGCTGGATCATCTTCCTCGCGGTCTTCCTGCACAAGATTCCGGAAGGCTTCACGGTCGCGTCCGTAATGCTGGCCAGTGGACGAAGCCGCGCCACAGCCTGGTGGGCCTCCGCACTTCTGGGCGCCGCGACTATGGCCGGAGTTTTCGTAATGGCCATCTTTCGACATCAGGTCAGCGCAGGACTTCCACTCGCTGCTGGCGTCACAATCTACGTCGCCGCGTCGGACTTGATTCCAGAGGTAAACAAAGAGCCGGGAGTGAAGATGGCTCTGGTCGTGTTCTTAGGCGTAGGGATGATGTTTCTGCTGGATTACTTTTTCCACGTTCACTAA
- a CDS encoding four helix bundle protein encodes MGRSYRDLIAWQKAMKLVTGIYSSTHRFPSEERFGITNQLRRAAVSVPSNIAEGQARFSQKEFHHFLSQARGSLVEIETQLMIARDLKYLHPGKTEALLALTEELGKILNGLIASIKNRAA; translated from the coding sequence ATGGGGCGGTCTTATCGCGACCTGATCGCTTGGCAGAAAGCAATGAAGCTTGTAACGGGAATTTATTCTTCGACCCACCGTTTTCCGAGCGAAGAGCGGTTCGGGATTACAAATCAACTAAGGCGCGCAGCGGTTTCTGTACCCAGCAACATCGCGGAAGGGCAGGCTCGATTTTCGCAGAAGGAATTTCACCACTTCCTCAGTCAAGCGCGTGGTTCGCTGGTGGAAATTGAAACGCAACTGATGATTGCGAGAGACCTGAAGTACCTTCATCCCGGCAAAACGGAAGCTCTGCTTGCCTTAACCGAAGAACTCGGCAAAATCCTGAACGGACTGATCGCCTCCATCAAGAACCGGGCCGCCTGA
- a CDS encoding DUF4149 domain-containing protein, translating to MVFLRFLMMLALVVWLGGLIFFAFVVAPTVFSPGLLPTRHLAGEIVGRSLGALHWMGIISGIVFLIASAIYNRMTEGHTRLLAGRHVLIVTMLLLTMISQFAITPKMLALREQAVVIDNLPVDSPLRLEFNRLHIWSEKFEEGIFLLGLGALFLTAKKLQ from the coding sequence ATGGTTTTCCTGCGTTTTTTGATGATGCTGGCTCTCGTCGTATGGCTGGGCGGGCTTATTTTCTTCGCATTTGTGGTTGCGCCCACGGTATTTTCTCCAGGACTTCTGCCTACACGGCATCTCGCCGGTGAAATTGTCGGCCGTTCCCTCGGCGCGTTGCACTGGATGGGCATCATTTCCGGAATTGTTTTTCTGATCGCTTCGGCGATCTACAACCGGATGACCGAGGGGCATACAAGGCTACTCGCAGGACGTCACGTGCTGATCGTAACGATGTTGTTGCTCACGATGATTTCGCAATTTGCGATCACTCCCAAGATGCTTGCTCTGAGGGAGCAGGCCGTGGTGATCGACAACCTCCCGGTGGACAGCCCGCTGCGCTTGGAGTTTAACCGCCTGCACATCTGGTCAGAGAAATTCGAAGAAGGAATATTTCTCCTGGGTTTGGGCGCGTTGTTCCTGACCGCGAAGAAATTGCAGTAG
- the ychF gene encoding redox-regulated ATPase YchF, which yields MKTGIIGLPQVGKTSLFRILTKANLSEQAYSNPREAHVGVAKVPDERLDKLAALYNPKKLTHAAVEYVDVGAVGQDALKETSYITHLRSVDALIHVLRAFEDDTIPHVGGIDPLRDIKNVEFDLMVSDLGQIEKRLERLEKDLKKMKTPELERENELLIKAKAHLETEKPLREMEMTGEDKKRIRGFMFLSEKPILYVLNIGESTHLGTDLEAAVAKFKLSEVAARPNAGGTAICGKVEAELSEMSDEDAAEFLGSYGLTESGLSRLIRTSYHLLGLMSFFTAGEDECRAWTIPINTRAQNAAGAIHSDLEKHFIRAETIRWDQLLEAGSEANARAKGTLRLEGKDYIVKDGDVMHIRHSG from the coding sequence ATGAAAACTGGCATTATCGGCCTGCCACAGGTAGGCAAAACATCTTTGTTTCGCATTCTTACCAAGGCGAACCTCTCCGAGCAAGCCTACTCGAACCCGCGCGAAGCGCATGTCGGCGTCGCTAAAGTTCCCGACGAGCGCCTCGACAAACTGGCCGCACTCTACAACCCCAAGAAGCTGACACACGCGGCCGTGGAATATGTGGACGTAGGCGCGGTCGGGCAGGACGCTTTGAAAGAGACGTCCTATATCACACACCTGCGCAGCGTCGATGCGCTCATCCATGTGCTACGGGCATTCGAGGACGACACGATTCCTCACGTCGGCGGCATCGACCCGCTGCGTGACATCAAGAATGTTGAATTCGATCTGATGGTGAGCGATCTGGGTCAGATTGAAAAACGGCTCGAACGCCTGGAAAAAGATTTGAAGAAGATGAAGACTCCCGAGCTCGAACGGGAAAACGAGTTGCTGATCAAAGCCAAGGCCCATCTCGAGACGGAAAAGCCGCTGCGCGAAATGGAGATGACCGGCGAAGACAAGAAGCGCATCCGTGGATTCATGTTCCTGAGCGAGAAGCCCATCCTTTACGTGCTCAATATCGGCGAGAGCACCCATCTCGGCACGGATCTGGAAGCGGCGGTGGCTAAGTTCAAGTTGAGTGAAGTCGCAGCGAGGCCCAATGCCGGAGGCACGGCAATCTGCGGCAAAGTTGAGGCCGAACTGTCGGAGATGTCCGATGAAGACGCGGCAGAATTTCTTGGCAGCTACGGTCTGACGGAAAGCGGCCTGTCGCGCCTGATCCGGACCAGCTATCACCTGCTCGGCCTGATGTCATTTTTCACCGCCGGAGAAGACGAGTGCCGCGCCTGGACGATCCCGATCAACACGCGTGCGCAAAACGCCGCCGGAGCAATTCACTCCGACCTGGAGAAACACTTCATCCGAGCCGAGACCATCCGCTGGGATCAGTTACTGGAAGCGGGTTCGGAAGCCAACGCCCGCGCCAAGGGAACGTTGCGGCTCGAAGGCAAGGATTACATCGTGAAGGATGGCGACGTGATGCACATCCGGCACAGCGGCTGA